The following are encoded in a window of Thalassotalea insulae genomic DNA:
- a CDS encoding cytochrome b — MSDNQVIKYSGLLQKLHWLTLVLIIATFAFIEFRGIFPKGTDNRDLMKLCHFTLGFTLLLLTAIRWFIRRLPNNLAAIQTITPPIARYAHLCFYFLLITMPILGWLILSAEGKSLVYFGLELPRLITENHELAEVFEETHELLGKLFYLLITVHALAALYHHVIKKDHTLKKMLP; from the coding sequence ATGTCCGATAACCAAGTGATTAAATACTCAGGCTTATTACAAAAACTCCATTGGCTAACGCTCGTGTTAATTATCGCCACATTTGCCTTTATCGAGTTTAGAGGAATATTCCCAAAAGGCACCGACAATAGGGATTTAATGAAACTCTGCCATTTTACTTTAGGGTTTACCTTATTATTGCTCACCGCCATCCGTTGGTTTATCCGACGCCTTCCTAATAATTTAGCAGCTATTCAAACAATCACCCCTCCAATTGCTAGATATGCGCACCTTTGCTTTTATTTTCTGCTAATTACCATGCCAATATTAGGTTGGTTGATCCTCAGTGCAGAAGGGAAGTCACTAGTTTATTTCGGATTGGAATTACCACGACTGATAACTGAAAATCACGAACTAGCAGAAGTATTTGAAGAAACCCATGAACTGTTAGGTAAACTATTTTATTTGCTAATAACAGTGCATGCTTTAGCCGCACTGTATCACCATGTAATTAAAAAAGATCATACTCTTAAAAAAATGCTACCTTAG
- a CDS encoding DUF2726 domain-containing protein — protein sequence MELILFAMISLIVIVALLASRLNDNSFPFPFDKKTTVFTAAEKNFQNLLEQAIGTEYRIINRVKLSDIVTIRSGVSTRATQTAVGNADNKYLDFVICEKSTMKLLGAIDLVDTQGRGYKVKKDWFVSGAMEAAAIPHLRIKVKSNYTLEEIRACIKNRILGNTKPEPKIKGRIIPAPLVKARTKAAKPEAGVITSAAAKALPNNGVSAHTAMPRQLPQTHALPH from the coding sequence ATGGAACTCATCTTATTCGCCATGATCAGCCTTATTGTCATTGTTGCCCTGCTAGCAAGCCGGTTAAATGACAATAGTTTTCCTTTTCCATTTGATAAGAAAACAACTGTTTTTACTGCTGCAGAAAAGAACTTCCAAAATTTGCTGGAACAAGCTATCGGCACAGAGTACCGTATTATTAACCGGGTAAAGCTTTCTGATATTGTCACGATACGCAGTGGTGTTTCAACAAGAGCCACTCAGACAGCAGTCGGCAATGCTGATAATAAATACCTGGATTTTGTTATTTGCGAGAAAAGCACCATGAAATTACTTGGGGCTATCGATTTAGTTGATACTCAAGGTAGAGGCTATAAAGTGAAAAAAGACTGGTTTGTTAGTGGTGCAATGGAAGCAGCAGCAATTCCTCACCTAAGGATCAAAGTAAAAAGTAACTATACGCTAGAAGAAATCAGAGCTTGTATTAAAAACCGCATTTTAGGTAATACTAAACCTGAGCCAAAAATAAAAGGTCGAATTATCCCTGCACCTTTAGTAAAAGCACGAACAAAAGCAGCTAAACCTGAAGCCGGTGTTATTACAAGCGCTGCAGCAAAGGCGTTACCAAATAATGGGGTATCTGCCCATACTGCAATGCCGAGACAATTGCCACAAACTCACGCACTGCCGCATTAG